In Mercenaria mercenaria strain notata chromosome 15, MADL_Memer_1, whole genome shotgun sequence, a single genomic region encodes these proteins:
- the LOC123562240 gene encoding N-acetylglucosamine-1-phosphotransferase subunits alpha/beta-like: MNNGICDTACNISFCEWDGGDCNVVAADTNQKSVIKQHGPFYGSLVYTSLAYNKAFGYVHRNVPAHVPYITDIAVMNELQDKFPEEWARTSANRFRDPHSFQHAFAFYHFLLRPRRNVCGRERTPPM, encoded by the exons ATGAACAATGGTATTTGTGACACGGCTTGCAATATCAGTTTCTGTGAGTGGGATGGCGGAGACTGCAATGTTGTTGCCGCAGATACAAATCAAAAATCAGTTATCAAGCAACACGGACCATTCTACGGAAGCCTTGTGTATACGTCACTTGCGTATAATAAAGCATTTGGATATGTGCATAGAAATGTTCCGGCGCATGTACCGTACATTACAGACATAGCGGTAATGAATGAACTTCAGGACAA ATTTCCAGAAGAGTGGGCGAGAACTTCAGCAAACAGATTTCGTGATCCGCACAGCTTCCAACACGCCTTTGCATTTTACCACTTTTTGTTGAGGCCTCGACGAAATGTGTGTGGCAGAGAAAGGACACCCCCAATGTAA